The genomic DNA GGCTATTTTGTCTGCATAGGCCAGTCCGAGAGCTTTCGGCACCAGCTCCCCTATGATGAGTGACAGGTAGGATATGACTGCAACAACGATGAACAATGAGATGGGCTCAGCTCCATCCCGCACCATCTCAAACTGTGAGGACTCAAGGACCGGCTTCAGGTACTCGCCGGCGATCAGTCCGCCTATGGCCGATGCCGCGGAGCCCACAACAGTAACCCCTATCTGAACGAGAGCCAACACCCGCTGGGGATCTTTCTGCAGATCTTCCACTATCTTCGCCCGCTCGTCCCCGGAAGCGACCAGGTGGGCGATTCTGCTCTTCCTGATGGAAATGATGGCGAACTCGGAGCAGGAGAAGAATCCGTTGACCACCACGAGAACTGCTATCAGCACCATTTCCAGAAAAACCGTATCCAAACACTCCTCCCTCAGCTTAGAATCTGGTCATTTTTACCGCTGAATACCCTTTTGTCAACTCTTTGTACATCTTCATCGTTATTAGCTCACCAATGGCTTCTTGACATGAATTTCACCTGGTGATAAGGTTGGTTACCATTTGCGAACCAAAGGAAATCAATATTGACACTGACCACCCGTCAAAAACAGGTTCTCGATTTCGTAACCACCCATCTGGAAAGCAACGGCTACCCCCCCACCCTGCGGGAAGTAGCTTCACATCTGCAGGTAAGCGGCACCAACGGAGTCCTGAAGCATCTGGACGCACTGGAGAGAAAGGGACTGATCCGCAGACACGCCGGAAGCTCACGGGGTATGAGCCTTACGGGTATATCTCCCGCCCTTTCGCTCCCGATCGTAGGCACTGTAAAGGCCGGTCTCCCGCAGACCGCATTGGAGGAGATCGAGGGATACCTCTCGGTGGACCGATCAATGGTAAGCGCCGAAGGATGCTTCTTTCTGCGGGTCAAAGGGGACTCCATGATAAACGCAGCCATAATCGACGGTGACCTGGCCCTTGTACGGCCACAGCAGACCGCCCAGAACCGTGATATCGTGGTCGCCATGACTGACGGGGAGGCGACCCTGAAGCGATTCTATCGCGGCGGGGACCACATCCGCCTCCAGCCGGAAAACCCTAACATGGCGCCGATCATCATCCGGAAAGGGGAGGACATCTCCATCATCGGCAAGGTGATCGGCGTGTACCGTCACCTCTGACCATCGTATCGGCACTTGCAGCAACACCAGGAGCGCAATGTCTTTCCGCACGATCCTTCACCTCGACATGAACGCATTTTTCGCCTCGGTTGAGCAGCAGGCCGACCCGTCGCTACAGGGAAAGCCGATAGCCGTTACCGGAGCGGCCGAAAGAACAGTCATCACCACTGCGTCCTACGAAGCGCGGGCATACGGGGTGAAAACCGGCATGACCATCGGCGAGGCGCGTCGCAAATGCCCCCACCTGATCCTCGTCGTTGGCAAAAACCGTAAATACACCCATACATCGACCCTCATCATGGAGATGCTGCGCGACTTTACTCCGCTCGTGGAGGTGTCCTCCATAGATGAGGCTTTCCTGGACGTAACCGGAAGCATTCCACTCTTCGGACCTCCCGCTGAAATCGCACTGGAGATCAAAAAACGCATCAGGGATCGCTTCGGCCTCACCTGCTCCGTCGGGATCGCGCCAAACAAGCTCCTCGCCAAGCTTGCCTCTGACATGCAGAAGCCCGACGGACTCGTCACCATAGAGCCGCACGAGGTTGCCTCCATCCTTGACCGTGTTCCGGTCGGGGACATGTGCGGTATCGGCGCCAAGACACAGGATATCCTGCGTCTTCTCGGGATACGGACCTGCGGCGATCTTGGCCGGTTCCCGCCTCACATCCTCAAAAATCGCCTCGGCGTGTTTGGGGAGAGACTGCACCTCATGGGACGGGGAATCGACGACTCTGCAGTCGTCCCCACCGAAGAAGCCGAGGCCGTAAAGACGGTGGGCCACAGCATGACCCTGGCCATTGACGTGAACGACAGGGAGGAAATTGCACGGCGGCTTCTCCAGCTCTCCGAAATGGTGGGGCGGCGTGCACGCAAACATGGTGTCACTGGCAAGACCGTCACCCTCACCGTGCGCTATCCCGACTTCACGACTTTCAGCAGACAATCGACGGACGACTCGTACACTAACCAGAGCAGGGAAATCTACAGGCGGGTGAAAGGAATCCTGGAGATGATCGTTCTGGAGCAGCCGGTTCGCCTCCT from Geobacter sp. DSM 9736 includes the following:
- the dinB gene encoding DNA polymerase IV — translated: MSFRTILHLDMNAFFASVEQQADPSLQGKPIAVTGAAERTVITTASYEARAYGVKTGMTIGEARRKCPHLILVVGKNRKYTHTSTLIMEMLRDFTPLVEVSSIDEAFLDVTGSIPLFGPPAEIALEIKKRIRDRFGLTCSVGIAPNKLLAKLASDMQKPDGLVTIEPHEVASILDRVPVGDMCGIGAKTQDILRLLGIRTCGDLGRFPPHILKNRLGVFGERLHLMGRGIDDSAVVPTEEAEAVKTVGHSMTLAIDVNDREEIARRLLQLSEMVGRRARKHGVTGKTVTLTVRYPDFTTFSRQSTDDSYTNQSREIYRRVKGILEMIVLEQPVRLLGVRLGALRQSEEQLSLFNEEQQQVTATSAMDSINDRYGNFTVTYGSLLNTTGESGVISPAWRPEGIRRVDVT
- the lexA gene encoding transcriptional repressor LexA, yielding MLTLTTRQKQVLDFVTTHLESNGYPPTLREVASHLQVSGTNGVLKHLDALERKGLIRRHAGSSRGMSLTGISPALSLPIVGTVKAGLPQTALEEIEGYLSVDRSMVSAEGCFFLRVKGDSMINAAIIDGDLALVRPQQTAQNRDIVVAMTDGEATLKRFYRGGDHIRLQPENPNMAPIIIRKGEDISIIGKVIGVYRHL